From the Perognathus longimembris pacificus isolate PPM17 chromosome 9, ASM2315922v1, whole genome shotgun sequence genome, one window contains:
- the Kiaa0408 gene encoding uncharacterized protein KIAA0408 homolog has product MDLHKQWENTEANWHKEKMELLDQFDNERKEWESQWKIMQKKIEELCQEVKLRRKKNLNEQINIIGLDHEKAVEDKILEFSPKDPNSEQSDCTGVNHRDGLGKEKKTEQSFLSEENQVCKEQKATRKTKVGFIDPLATDKKECEAWPGHKRSKEESKSYSGALNTALEELAKVSEELCNFQEEIQKQSNHRRMKSDSFLQEIPNAPQKEHRINNDQCVLPIDLEKEKQKNRKNLSYTHVLQSNSMKKCDTGTNDLQRNEIPPVPPPRSTSRKFPSSYAEQVQERLKESLEGNSWVTHRGQGERNVNPHCLLRKPTLCPNEEILTPEVKVDSKPPINEDIRFPVWSHDFGIGTQKSPSTLGFQKNSYITNNPKSERVIPENPPKFPPNLHLRNDCSSSITQSSGLLASFSCDLERTTRNEKLAAKTDEFNRTVFRTDRNCHVIHQIQNYSKSTEDLHPCDNTAKGDNVIGVVKTSGHVLVPMENMLGNATKKSTTGLVRQMQDYGSPSSYRNMFHEHDWRPSNLSGRPRSADPRSNYGVVEKLLKTYETSPGPACQNSKCFQDNWIRWNSDAKGNDTLSQNVEMHPMEQEFQPKTALFEGLQIKQGIDEKNTTEESMAMKASNGKGFSRPARPANRRLPSRWASRSPSAPPALRRTAHNYNISLPSEAHVIEVANLDY; this is encoded by the exons ATGGACCTACATAAGCAATGGGAGAACACAGAGGCCAACTGGCATAAGGAAAAGATGGAATTGCTGGACCAGTTtgacaatgaaaggaaggaatgggaaaGTCAATGGAAGATAATGCAGAAGAAGATAGAAGAG cTTTGTCAGGAAGTAAAACTTCGGAGGAAAAAAAACTTGAATGAACAAATTAACATCATTGGTCTTGATCATGAAAAGGCTGTTGAAGATAAAATCttggaattttctccaaaggaccCCaattcagaacaatctgattgtaCAGGGGTGAATCACAGGGATggactgggaaaagaaaagaaaacagagcagaGCTTTCTCAGTGAAGAGAATCAAGTGTGTAAGGAGCAAAAagcaaccagaaaaacaaaagttggGTTCATAGATCCCTTGGCCACAGATAAGAAGGAATGTGAGGCCTGGCCTGGCCACAAGCGTTCTAAGGAAGAAAGTAAGAGCTATTCTGGAGCCCTCAACACT GCTCTTGAAGAACTTGCCAAAGTTAGTGAAGAGTTATGCAACTTTCAAGAGGAAATTCAAAAGCAGTCTAACCACAGAAG GATGAAatcagactcttttctccaggaaATACCAAATGCACCTCAGAAAGAACATCGGATCAACAATGACCAATGTGTTCTTCCAAttgatttagaaaaagaaaaacagaaaaatagaaaaaatctgAGCTATACCCATGTGCTCCAAAGCAATTCTATGAAAAAATGTGACACTGGTACAAAtgatttgcaaagaaatgaaatcCCACCAGTTCCTCCACCACGAAGCACATCTCGAAAATTCCCCAGCTCATATGCTGAGCAAGTCCAAGAAAGGCTAAAGGAAAGTTTAGAGGGCAACAGCTGGGTTACCCACAGGGGTCAAGGAGAAAGGAATGTCAACCCTCATTGCCTTTTGAGGAAACCTACTTTGTGTCCAAATGAAGAGATTTTGACACCAGAGGTCAAAGTAGATAGTAAGCCTCCAATTAATGAAGATATCAGATTTCCTGTGTGGTCACATGACTTTGGGATAGGTACACAAAAGAGCCCTTCCACATTGGGCTTTCAGAAAAACAGTTATATAACCAATAATCCAAAATCTGAAAGGGTGATTCCAGAAAACCCTCCTAAATTTCCCCCTAATCTTCATCTAAGAAATGACTGTAGTTCCTCAATAACACAGAGCAGTGGTTTACTTGCAAGTTTCAGTTGTGACTTAGAAAGGACGACAAGGAATGAAAAACTGGCAGCAAAGACTGATGAATTTAACAGAACTGTATTTAGAACAGACCGAAATTGCCATGTAATTCACCAAATTCAAAACTACTCAAAATCAACTGAAGATCTTCATCCCTGTGATAACACTGCAAAAGGTGACAATGTGATTGGTGTTGTGAAAACCAGTGGACACGTGCTTGTGCCTATGGAAAATATGCTTGGTAATGCCACCAAGAAATCGACAACAGGCCTGGTCAGACAGATGCAGGATTATGGAAGTCCTAGCAGTTATAGGAATATGTTCCATGAGCATGATTGGAGACCAAGCAATTTATCTGGCAGACCAAGGTCAGCTGACCCCAGGTCAAACTATGGTGTTGTGGAAAAGCTGCTGAAAACCTATGAGACATCACCCGGGCCTGCATGTCAAAATTCTAAATGCTTCCAGGATAACTGGATCAGATGGAATTCTGATGCCAAGGGTAATGACACATTAAGTCAGAATGTAGAAATGCATCCAATGGAGCAAGAATTTCAGCCAAAAACAGCTTTGTTTGAGGGACTGCAAATAAAACAAGGAATAGATGAGAAAAATACCACAGAG GAATCCATGGCAATGAAAGCCTCAAATGGAAAAGGATTTTCCCGACCTGCTAGACCTGCAAATCGCAGGCTGCCATCCAGATGGGCATCTAGATCTCCTTCAGCGCCCCCTGCTCTGCGGCGAACTGCACACAACTATAATATTTCTCTGCCATCTGAGGCCCACGTGATCGAAGTCGCTAACCTGGATTACTAG